Proteins encoded by one window of Streptomyces sp. ALI-76-A:
- the nhaA gene encoding Na+/H+ antiporter NhaA: protein MAAPRTPTARKVLGRLSLPERTFVADALRTETVGGVLLLLAAVTALVWTNIPALHDSYESVSHFHLGPEAVGLNLSIEHWAADGLLAIFFFVAGIELKRELVAGDLKDPRAAALPVVAALCGMAVPALVYTLTNVTGGGSLAGWAVPTATDIAFALAVLAVIGTSLPNALRAFLLTLAVVDDLFAILIIAVFFTDTIDLAALGGAVAGLAVFWLLLRTGVHGWYVYVPLALVIWALMYNSGVHATIAGVAMGLMLRCTRREGEAHSPGEHIEHLVRPLSAGLAVPLFALFSAGVALSGGAVGEVFGRPETLGVVLGLIVGKSLGIFGGTWLTVRFTRASLSDDLEWSDVFAVATLAGIGFTVSLLIGELAFEGDTALTDQVKAAVLMGSLIAALLATVLLKIRNAKYRRLWEAEERDDDRDGIPDVYEEDDPAYHLRMAEIYDGKAAEHRRIAGLKAAEREAAKRRGLAEVTGGAGEEHDRPA from the coding sequence GTGGCCGCGCCCCGCACCCCCACCGCCCGCAAGGTCCTCGGACGGCTGTCCCTGCCCGAGCGGACCTTCGTGGCCGACGCGCTGCGCACCGAGACCGTCGGCGGGGTACTGCTGCTGCTCGCCGCCGTCACCGCACTGGTCTGGACGAACATCCCGGCGCTGCACGACAGCTACGAGAGCGTCAGCCACTTCCACCTCGGCCCCGAGGCCGTCGGCCTGAACCTGTCGATCGAGCACTGGGCCGCCGACGGACTCCTCGCGATCTTCTTCTTCGTCGCCGGCATCGAGCTCAAGCGCGAGCTGGTCGCCGGCGACCTCAAGGACCCCAGGGCGGCCGCGCTGCCCGTCGTGGCGGCCCTGTGCGGGATGGCCGTACCGGCGCTCGTCTACACGCTCACCAACGTCACCGGCGGGGGTTCCCTGGCCGGCTGGGCGGTGCCCACCGCAACGGACATCGCCTTCGCGCTGGCCGTGCTCGCCGTCATCGGCACCTCCCTGCCGAACGCCCTGCGCGCGTTCCTGCTGACGCTCGCCGTCGTCGACGACCTCTTCGCGATCCTGATCATCGCGGTCTTCTTCACCGACACGATCGACCTCGCCGCGCTCGGCGGCGCCGTCGCCGGCCTCGCGGTCTTCTGGCTGCTGCTGCGCACGGGCGTCCACGGGTGGTACGTGTACGTCCCGCTCGCGCTCGTCATCTGGGCGCTGATGTACAACAGCGGCGTCCACGCCACCATCGCGGGCGTCGCGATGGGCCTGATGCTGCGCTGCACGCGGCGCGAGGGCGAGGCCCACTCCCCCGGCGAACACATCGAACATCTCGTACGGCCGCTCTCGGCCGGGCTGGCCGTGCCGCTGTTCGCGCTGTTCAGCGCGGGTGTCGCCCTGTCCGGCGGAGCGGTCGGCGAGGTGTTCGGCCGGCCGGAGACGCTCGGGGTGGTCCTCGGGCTGATCGTCGGCAAGTCGCTCGGCATCTTCGGGGGCACCTGGCTGACGGTCCGCTTCACCCGGGCCTCGCTCAGCGACGACCTCGAGTGGTCCGACGTGTTCGCGGTGGCCACCCTCGCCGGCATCGGCTTCACCGTGTCGCTGCTCATCGGCGAGCTCGCCTTCGAGGGCGACACGGCACTGACCGACCAGGTCAAGGCCGCCGTACTGATGGGCTCGCTCATCGCCGCCCTGCTCGCGACGGTGCTGCTGAAGATACGCAACGCCAAGTACCGCAGGCTGTGGGAGGCGGAGGAGCGCGACGACGACCGCGACGGCATCCCGGACGTCTACGAGGAGGACGACCCCGCGTACCACCTGCGCATGGCGGAGATCTACGACGGCAAGGCCGCCGAGCACCGCCGGATCGCCGGGCTCAAGGCCGCCGAACGGGAGGCCGCCAAACGACGCGGGCTTGCCGAAGTGACGGGTGGGGCAGGCGAGGAGCACGACCGTCCGGCATGA
- the acs gene encoding acetate--CoA ligase, protein MSNESLANLLREERRFAPPADLAANANVTAEAYEQAKADRLGFWAAQARRLAWAKEPTETLDWSNPPFAKWFKDGELNVAYNCVDRHVEAGHGDRVAIHFEGEPGDSRALTYAELKDEVSKAANALLELGVQKGDRVAVYMPMIPETAIAMLACARIGAAHSVVFGGFSADALATRIQDADAKVVITSDGGWRRGKPSALKPAVDEAVERAGNVEHVLVVRRTGQEVAWKDSHDVWWHEIVERQSAEHTPEAFDAEHPLFILYTSGTTGKPKGILHTSGGYLTQTAYTHHAVFDLKPETDVYWCTADVGWVTGHSYIVYGPLANGATQVMYEGTPDTPHQGRFWEIVQKYGVTILYTAPTAIRTFMKWGDDIPAKFDLSSLRILGSVGEPINPEAWIWYRKHIGADRTPVVDTWWQTETGAMMISPLPGVTATKPGSAQTPLPGIAATVVDDEANEVPNGGGGYLVLTEPWPSMLRTIWGDDQRFLDTYWSRFEGRYFAGDGAKKDDDGDIWLLGRVDDVMLVSGHNISTTEVESALVSHPSVAEAAVVGAADETTGQAIVAFVILRGTASETETLVNELRNHVGTALGPIAKPKRILPVAELPKTRSGKIMRRLLRDVAENRQLGDVTTLTDSTVMEFIQAKLPAAPSED, encoded by the coding sequence AGCCTGGCCAACCTGCTGCGTGAGGAGCGCAGGTTCGCACCCCCCGCCGACCTGGCCGCGAACGCCAACGTCACCGCGGAGGCGTATGAGCAGGCCAAGGCTGACAGGCTCGGCTTCTGGGCCGCGCAGGCCCGCCGACTGGCCTGGGCCAAGGAGCCGACCGAGACTCTGGACTGGTCGAACCCGCCGTTCGCCAAGTGGTTCAAGGACGGCGAGCTCAACGTGGCGTACAACTGCGTCGACCGTCATGTGGAGGCCGGGCACGGCGACCGGGTCGCCATCCACTTCGAGGGCGAGCCGGGCGACAGCCGAGCCCTCACCTACGCCGAGCTGAAGGACGAGGTCTCCAAGGCCGCGAACGCCCTGCTGGAGCTGGGTGTGCAGAAGGGCGACCGGGTCGCCGTCTACATGCCGATGATCCCCGAGACGGCGATCGCGATGCTGGCCTGCGCCCGGATCGGCGCCGCGCACTCCGTCGTCTTCGGCGGCTTCTCGGCGGACGCGCTCGCGACCCGGATCCAGGACGCCGACGCCAAGGTCGTCATCACCTCCGACGGCGGCTGGCGGCGCGGCAAGCCGTCCGCCCTCAAGCCGGCGGTCGACGAGGCGGTGGAGCGCGCGGGCAACGTCGAGCACGTGCTGGTGGTCCGCCGCACCGGCCAGGAGGTCGCCTGGAAAGACAGCCACGACGTCTGGTGGCACGAGATCGTCGAGCGGCAGTCCGCCGAGCACACGCCCGAGGCGTTCGACGCGGAGCACCCGCTGTTCATCCTCTACACGTCGGGGACGACGGGGAAGCCGAAGGGCATCCTGCACACCTCCGGCGGCTACCTCACCCAGACCGCGTACACCCACCACGCCGTCTTCGACCTCAAGCCGGAGACCGACGTCTACTGGTGCACCGCCGACGTCGGCTGGGTCACCGGGCACTCGTACATCGTCTACGGGCCGCTGGCCAACGGCGCGACCCAGGTCATGTACGAGGGCACGCCGGACACCCCGCACCAGGGCCGCTTCTGGGAGATCGTGCAGAAGTACGGGGTCACCATCCTGTACACCGCGCCCACGGCCATCCGTACGTTCATGAAGTGGGGCGACGACATCCCCGCGAAGTTCGATCTGTCCTCGTTGAGGATCCTCGGCTCCGTGGGCGAACCCATCAACCCCGAGGCCTGGATCTGGTACCGCAAGCACATCGGCGCCGACCGGACCCCGGTCGTCGACACCTGGTGGCAGACCGAGACCGGCGCGATGATGATCTCGCCGCTGCCCGGCGTCACCGCGACCAAGCCCGGCTCCGCGCAGACACCGCTGCCCGGCATCGCCGCGACGGTCGTCGACGACGAGGCGAACGAGGTGCCGAACGGCGGCGGAGGCTATCTCGTCCTCACCGAGCCGTGGCCGTCGATGCTGCGCACCATCTGGGGCGACGACCAGCGCTTCCTCGACACGTACTGGTCACGCTTCGAGGGCAGGTACTTCGCCGGTGACGGGGCGAAGAAGGACGACGACGGCGACATCTGGCTCCTGGGCCGTGTCGACGACGTGATGCTCGTGTCGGGCCACAACATCTCCACCACCGAGGTGGAGTCGGCGCTCGTCTCCCACCCGTCGGTCGCCGAGGCGGCCGTCGTGGGTGCCGCCGACGAGACCACCGGACAGGCGATCGTCGCCTTCGTCATCCTGCGCGGTACGGCCTCGGAGACGGAGACGCTGGTCAACGAGTTGCGCAACCACGTCGGTACCGCCCTCGGCCCGATCGCCAAGCCCAAGCGGATCCTGCCGGTGGCCGAGCTGCCGAAGACCCGCTCCGGCAAGATCATGCGCCGCCTGCTCCGGGACGTCGCCGAGAACCGCCAGCTCGGTGACGTGACGACCCTGACGGACTCGACCGTCATGGAGTTCATCCAGGCCAAGCTCCCGGCGGCGCCGAGCGAGGACTGA